A portion of the Streptomyces platensis genome contains these proteins:
- a CDS encoding ATP-binding protein, with translation MLDPIGALTEAFTSFLFGKVETTRLPVRTSTGQAQAVYLPTAAPGLGDSGVIIGREVYSGKGYIYDPFQLYGQQLPAPHWLVLGESGNGKSALEKTYVLRQLRFRDRQVVVLDAQGEDGVGEWNLIAQELGITPIRLDPTAALNGGIRLNPLDPSITATGQLALLRTIIEVAMGRGLDERSGFALKVAHAYVTDTITHRQPVLTDIVEQLRHPEAESAEAMNVDIDDVRAWGLDVALVLDRLVDGDLRGMFDGPTTAGIDLDAPLIVFDLSHIDRNSIAMPILMAIVGVWLEHTWIRPDRKKRIFLVEEAWHIINSPFVAQLFQRLLKFGRRLGLSFVAVVHHLSDVVDGAAAREAAAILKMASTRTIYAQKADEARATGRVLGLPRWAVEIIPTLTPGIAVWDVNGNVQVVKHLITEAERPLVFTDRAMTEASAMPTDEARAIQEAADAEAEARAEAMAMERQWRDESSETVA, from the coding sequence ATGCTCGATCCGATCGGAGCGCTCACCGAGGCGTTCACCAGCTTCCTGTTCGGGAAGGTGGAGACCACCCGGCTGCCCGTACGCACCTCCACCGGCCAGGCCCAGGCGGTCTATCTGCCCACCGCGGCCCCCGGTCTCGGCGACTCCGGCGTGATCATCGGCCGTGAGGTCTACAGCGGAAAGGGCTACATCTACGACCCCTTCCAGCTCTACGGACAGCAGCTGCCGGCCCCGCACTGGCTGGTCCTCGGCGAGTCCGGCAACGGCAAGTCCGCACTGGAGAAGACCTACGTCCTGCGGCAGTTGCGGTTCCGGGACCGCCAGGTCGTGGTGCTGGACGCGCAGGGCGAGGACGGCGTCGGCGAGTGGAACCTCATCGCCCAGGAGCTGGGGATAACTCCCATCCGTCTGGACCCGACCGCCGCCCTCAACGGCGGAATCCGCCTCAACCCCCTCGACCCGTCGATCACCGCCACCGGCCAGCTGGCCCTGCTGCGCACCATCATCGAGGTCGCGATGGGCCGCGGCCTGGACGAACGCTCCGGCTTCGCCCTCAAGGTCGCGCACGCCTACGTGACCGACACCATCACCCACCGGCAGCCCGTCCTGACCGACATCGTCGAGCAGCTGCGGCACCCGGAAGCGGAGTCGGCGGAGGCGATGAATGTCGACATAGACGACGTCCGGGCCTGGGGTCTGGACGTGGCGCTGGTCCTCGACCGCCTTGTCGACGGTGACCTGCGCGGCATGTTCGACGGACCGACCACGGCCGGCATCGACCTCGACGCACCGCTGATCGTCTTCGACCTGTCGCACATCGACCGCAACTCCATCGCGATGCCGATCCTGATGGCGATCGTCGGCGTCTGGCTGGAGCACACCTGGATCCGCCCCGACCGCAAGAAGCGCATCTTCCTGGTGGAAGAGGCCTGGCACATCATCAACTCCCCGTTCGTGGCACAGCTCTTCCAGCGGCTGCTGAAGTTCGGCCGCCGGCTCGGCCTGTCGTTCGTGGCCGTCGTCCACCACCTCAGCGACGTGGTCGACGGCGCCGCCGCCCGGGAGGCCGCGGCGATCCTCAAGATGGCCTCGACCCGCACCATCTACGCCCAGAAGGCCGACGAGGCCCGCGCCACCGGCCGGGTACTCGGCCTGCCACGGTGGGCCGTCGAGATCATCCCGACCCTCACCCCCGGCATCGCGGTCTGGGACGTCAACGGCAATGTCCAGGTCGTCAAACACCTCATCACCGAGGCCGAACGCCCGCTGGTCTTCACCGACCGGGCGATGACCGAGGCGTCCGCGATGCCGACGGACGAGGCACGCGCCATCCAGGAGGCGGCGGACGCCGAGGCCGAGGCACGCGCCGAGGCCATGGCGATGGAGCGGCAGTGGAGAGACGAGTCGAGCGAGACGGTGGCGTGA
- a CDS encoding SCO6880 family protein: MSTQSHPIAPRRTYLIGRARPNAIVGKNRETGEIALIIAGAFLGMMCGLLVPMLPLRIVSLTGFPMLGLAVVYVPYKGRTFYKWFEIRRSFRRTVRRGATYRSGAAEAGVRLDGREVEIGPPPGIGRINWLSAPFGPDEIAVLLHADRKTVTAAIEIEGPGVGLRDSEDQEALVDRFGTLLKHVANGDGFVTRLQMLARTLPADPDAHAKDVAQRGDKSSPDWLQESYDQLQSMVSTSSEQHRAYLVACMHYTRELATEAQTMARAARMHQGGLLRKKLDRDAGLAVVMARELTDICARLAEADIRVRQPLGQARLASLVHSMYDPDHPIDHIQAMSKRNAWPAELDAMEPTYLQAKTRESTTRAPWCHATAWVKEWPLTPVGVNFLAPLLVHTPDVIRTVAVCMDLEPTEIAIERMLTEKTNDDAEASRAAKMNRVVDPRDVAHHGRVDQRGEDLASGAAGVNLVGYLTVSSRSPEALARDKRTIRASAGKSYLKLEWCDREHHRAFVNTLPFATGIRR, from the coding sequence TTGAGTACGCAGTCCCACCCGATCGCCCCGCGCCGCACCTATCTGATCGGCCGCGCCCGGCCCAACGCCATCGTCGGCAAGAACCGCGAGACCGGCGAGATCGCGCTGATCATCGCGGGCGCGTTCCTCGGCATGATGTGCGGGCTGCTGGTGCCCATGCTGCCGCTGCGAATCGTGTCCCTGACCGGCTTCCCGATGCTGGGACTCGCGGTCGTCTACGTGCCGTACAAGGGCCGGACGTTCTACAAGTGGTTCGAGATCCGGCGCAGCTTCCGCCGTACGGTCCGCCGCGGTGCCACCTACCGCTCCGGCGCCGCCGAGGCCGGCGTCCGGCTGGACGGCCGGGAGGTCGAGATCGGCCCGCCGCCCGGCATCGGCCGGATCAACTGGCTGTCCGCGCCGTTCGGCCCGGACGAGATCGCGGTGCTGCTGCACGCCGACCGCAAGACGGTGACGGCGGCCATCGAGATCGAGGGCCCGGGCGTCGGCCTGCGGGACAGCGAGGACCAGGAGGCGCTGGTCGACCGTTTCGGGACGCTGCTCAAGCATGTGGCCAACGGGGACGGCTTTGTGACCCGGCTCCAGATGCTGGCGCGGACCCTGCCCGCCGACCCGGACGCACACGCCAAGGACGTCGCCCAGCGCGGCGACAAGAGCTCCCCCGACTGGCTCCAGGAGTCCTACGACCAGCTCCAGTCGATGGTCTCCACCTCCTCCGAGCAGCACCGCGCCTACCTCGTCGCCTGTATGCACTACACCCGCGAGCTGGCCACCGAGGCACAGACCATGGCCCGCGCCGCGCGGATGCACCAGGGCGGGCTGCTGCGCAAGAAGCTGGACCGGGACGCCGGTCTCGCCGTGGTCATGGCCCGTGAGCTCACCGATATCTGCGCCCGGCTCGCCGAGGCCGACATCCGGGTCCGCCAGCCGCTCGGCCAGGCCCGGCTCGCCTCCCTCGTGCACTCCATGTACGACCCGGACCACCCCATCGACCACATCCAGGCGATGAGCAAGCGCAACGCCTGGCCGGCCGAGCTGGACGCGATGGAGCCGACGTATCTCCAGGCCAAGACCCGTGAGTCGACGACCCGCGCGCCGTGGTGCCATGCCACCGCCTGGGTCAAGGAGTGGCCGCTGACCCCGGTGGGCGTCAACTTCCTCGCGCCCCTCCTGGTGCACACCCCGGATGTGATCCGTACGGTCGCGGTCTGCATGGACCTCGAACCCACCGAGATCGCCATCGAGCGGATGCTGACCGAGAAGACGAACGACGATGCCGAGGCCAGCCGCGCGGCGAAGATGAACCGGGTGGTGGACCCGCGGGACGTCGCCCACCACGGCCGGGTGGACCAGCGGGGCGAGGATCTGGCGTCCGGCGCCGCCGGCGTCAACCTCGTCGGCTACCTCACGGTCTCCTCCCGCTCCCCCGAGGCGCTGGCCCGCGACAAGCGCACCATCCGCGCCTCGGCCGGCAAGTCCTACCTGAAGCTGGAGTGGTGCGACCGCGAGCACCACCGGGCGTTCGTCAACACCCTGCCGTTCGCGACCGGGATCCGCCGCTAA
- a CDS encoding NlpC/P60 family protein — protein MRKFWVAGGLGAGLMLCLLGLLVIGTYMAAAGLAGVGGRALGLAKGSVPAEYQQLVQKWGTLCPAISPALLAAQLYQESGWNPRAQSPAAAQGMAQFIPGTWQTHGVDGNGDGKKDVWDPEDAIPSAASYDCELASYVKRAPGNATHNMLAAYNAGAYRVIQYNGVPPYSETRNYVKTITTLAKSFEAPAGRVEPSRQAAAAIYFAQQKLGTRYLWGGTGTAAQGGRFDCSGLTQAAYHSVGIELPRVANDQWNAGAHPKRNELLPGDLVFFAYDLKDPRSIHHVGIYVGGGYMINAPYTGARIRFDKIDTPDYIGATRVTSDGAKALPGTNAA, from the coding sequence GTGCGGAAATTCTGGGTGGCCGGAGGGCTCGGGGCGGGGCTGATGCTCTGCCTGCTCGGGCTGCTTGTGATCGGTACGTACATGGCGGCGGCCGGACTGGCCGGCGTCGGCGGGCGGGCGCTCGGGCTGGCGAAGGGGTCGGTGCCCGCCGAGTATCAGCAGCTGGTGCAGAAGTGGGGGACGCTCTGCCCGGCGATAAGTCCGGCGCTGCTGGCGGCGCAGCTCTATCAGGAGAGCGGGTGGAACCCCAGGGCACAGAGCCCGGCGGCCGCCCAGGGCATGGCGCAGTTCATTCCGGGGACCTGGCAGACCCATGGCGTCGACGGGAACGGCGACGGCAAGAAGGACGTATGGGACCCGGAGGACGCGATTCCGTCGGCGGCCTCGTACGACTGCGAGCTGGCGAGCTATGTGAAGCGCGCGCCGGGCAATGCCACGCACAACATGCTCGCCGCGTATAACGCCGGGGCTTACCGCGTCATTCAGTACAACGGGGTGCCGCCGTACAGCGAGACCCGGAACTATGTGAAGACGATCACGACGCTGGCGAAGAGCTTCGAGGCGCCGGCGGGGCGGGTGGAACCGTCGCGCCAGGCGGCCGCCGCCATCTACTTCGCCCAGCAGAAGCTCGGTACGCGCTATCTGTGGGGTGGCACGGGCACCGCGGCGCAGGGCGGACGGTTCGACTGTTCCGGGCTGACCCAGGCCGCGTACCACTCCGTGGGCATCGAGCTGCCCCGGGTGGCGAACGACCAGTGGAACGCCGGGGCACACCCGAAGCGGAATGAGCTGCTCCCGGGTGATCTGGTGTTCTTCGCGTACGACCTGAAGGACCCGCGGTCCATCCACCACGTGGGCATCTATGTGGGAGGCGGGTACATGATCAACGCGCCGTACACCGGGGCCAGGATCCGGTTCGACAAGATCGATACGCCGGATTACATCGGTGCCACCCGCGTCACATCGGATGGCGCAAAAGCGCTGCCCGGTACGAACGCTGCGTGA
- a CDS encoding phosphatase PAP2 family protein: MAGLALEGPNPDVDVLDGINGLAKDAPHWVNKAMEYIGEYGIIAGLAVLCLIAWWSARRNPGAPAAVAGLVWAPLAAGIALLANIPIRSFVERPRPFKEHAGLEVLIPGKSDFSFVSDHATLTMAVGVGLFIAHRKFGLVGILLALAEGFCRVYMGVHYPTDVIGGFALGTAVALLLAPLAQALLVPVTTAIARSKLAWLVCAPGAGQDGEGSRVVATGSAMRGGHKERDKDLAA; this comes from the coding sequence ATGGCTGGACTCGCACTCGAGGGGCCGAACCCCGACGTCGACGTGCTCGACGGCATCAACGGCCTCGCGAAGGACGCCCCCCACTGGGTCAACAAGGCCATGGAGTACATCGGTGAGTACGGCATCATCGCCGGCCTCGCCGTGCTGTGTCTGATCGCCTGGTGGTCCGCGCGCCGCAATCCGGGCGCGCCGGCCGCCGTCGCGGGCCTGGTCTGGGCGCCGCTGGCCGCGGGCATCGCCCTGCTGGCCAATATCCCGATCCGGTCGTTCGTCGAACGGCCGCGGCCGTTCAAGGAACACGCCGGACTGGAAGTACTGATCCCCGGCAAGAGCGACTTCTCGTTCGTGAGCGACCACGCGACGCTCACCATGGCGGTCGGTGTCGGGCTCTTCATCGCCCACCGGAAGTTCGGCCTGGTCGGGATTCTGCTGGCGCTCGCCGAGGGCTTCTGCCGCGTCTACATGGGCGTGCACTACCCGACCGACGTGATCGGCGGCTTCGCCCTGGGCACCGCCGTCGCGCTGCTGCTGGCGCCGTTGGCACAGGCCCTGCTGGTGCCGGTGACGACGGCGATCGCCCGGTCGAAGCTGGCGTGGCTGGTGTGCGCGCCGGGCGCGGGGCAGGACGGCGAGGGCAGCCGGGTGGTGGCCACGGGCTCGGCGATGCGCGGTGGACACAAGGAGCGGGACAAGGACCTGGCGGCCTGA
- a CDS encoding FAD-binding oxidoreductase, whose amino-acid sequence MKRRTLLQTGGGLAATAVALATGCDNKTGQAGAAAGSTEAAAGTGATRTNAAAAAGGATKGRASQSSWTALRKSLDGKLVQASDSAYATARRLYNTRYDTLKPSAIAYVKHPADIAECLSFARRYDTPVAIRSGGHSYAGWSSGNNKLIIDVSALSKVGAPSGGITRIGAGAKLIDVYEGLGAHRVTIPGGSCPTVGISGLTLGGGHGVVSRAYGLTCDSLVGATLVTADGKTVDCDKKQHADLFWALRGAGNGNFGVVTELRFRTHPAPRAVMAYLTWPWSKAAKVVASWQKWGPVQADEIWSACHLDAHPGGTPSVSVAAFSLGSYGDLKNALDKLADQPGGPGPAKSVHLTPTGYLDAMESYAGCSSKSTAQCHAPGSLPGQTGAGQLGRETYAARSHFFDRSLSAAGIRTLMDQIEAGGRKGVAGNVALTALGGAINRVKSSDTAFVHRGSRFLAQYLTSWPANGSPGSRTAWLNSFHDAMRRHSSGAAYQNYTDPGLSNWKSAYYGGAATRLAEVKRTYDPQRLFSTFPQAL is encoded by the coding sequence GTGAAGCGGCGCACACTCCTGCAGACCGGCGGCGGACTGGCGGCGACCGCGGTCGCCCTGGCCACCGGCTGCGACAACAAGACCGGCCAGGCGGGCGCGGCGGCCGGCAGCACGGAGGCCGCGGCCGGCACGGGCGCGACCCGGACCAATGCGGCGGCCGCCGCCGGAGGCGCCACCAAGGGCCGGGCCTCCCAGTCGTCCTGGACCGCGCTGCGCAAGAGCCTGGACGGCAAGCTGGTGCAGGCCTCCGACTCCGCCTACGCGACCGCCCGGCGCCTCTACAACACCCGCTACGACACGCTGAAGCCGTCGGCCATCGCCTACGTCAAGCATCCGGCGGACATCGCCGAATGCCTCTCCTTCGCCCGGCGCTACGACACCCCGGTCGCCATCCGCAGCGGCGGCCACTCCTACGCGGGCTGGTCCAGCGGCAACAACAAGCTCATCATCGACGTCTCCGCCCTCTCGAAGGTCGGCGCACCGTCCGGCGGCATCACCCGCATCGGGGCCGGCGCCAAGCTCATCGACGTCTACGAGGGCCTCGGGGCGCACCGCGTGACGATACCCGGGGGCTCCTGCCCCACCGTCGGCATATCCGGCCTCACCCTCGGCGGCGGCCATGGCGTGGTCTCCCGCGCGTACGGCCTGACCTGCGACAGCCTCGTCGGCGCCACGCTGGTCACGGCGGACGGCAAGACCGTCGACTGCGACAAGAAGCAGCACGCCGACCTCTTCTGGGCGCTGCGCGGCGCCGGCAACGGCAACTTCGGCGTGGTCACCGAGCTCCGCTTCCGTACGCATCCGGCGCCGCGCGCGGTGATGGCCTATCTGACCTGGCCGTGGTCGAAGGCGGCGAAGGTGGTGGCCTCCTGGCAGAAGTGGGGGCCGGTGCAGGCCGACGAGATCTGGTCCGCCTGCCATCTCGACGCACACCCCGGCGGCACCCCGTCCGTCTCCGTCGCGGCCTTCTCGCTGGGCAGCTACGGCGATCTGAAGAACGCCCTCGACAAGCTCGCCGACCAGCCGGGCGGCCCCGGCCCCGCCAAGAGCGTGCATCTCACGCCGACCGGCTACCTGGACGCGATGGAGTCCTACGCGGGCTGCTCCTCCAAGTCCACCGCGCAGTGCCATGCGCCGGGTTCGCTGCCCGGCCAGACCGGCGCCGGCCAGCTGGGCCGCGAGACCTACGCCGCCCGCTCGCACTTCTTCGACCGCTCGCTGTCCGCGGCCGGTATCCGCACGCTGATGGACCAGATCGAGGCGGGCGGCCGCAAGGGCGTCGCCGGGAATGTGGCGCTGACGGCGCTGGGCGGCGCGATCAACCGCGTCAAGAGCTCCGACACCGCCTTCGTCCACCGCGGCTCACGGTTCCTCGCCCAGTACCTGACGTCCTGGCCGGCGAACGGCTCGCCCGGCTCCCGCACAGCCTGGCTGAATTCCTTCCATGACGCGATGCGCCGTCACTCCTCGGGCGCCGCCTACCAGAACTACACCGACCCCGGCCTCAGCAACTGGAAGTCGGCCTACTACGGCGGCGCCGCCACCCGGCTCGCCGAGGTCAAGCGGACCTACGACCCGCAGCGGCTGTTCAGCACCTTCCCGCAGGCGCTCTGA
- a CDS encoding metal-sensitive transcriptional regulator → MPTTDADTNGSAAAAAAPHPPKPDADPRSDVQTVTHHAETSPAAGVHGYAQQKDAHIKRLRRIEGQIRGLQRMLEEDVYCIDILTQVSASTKGLQSFGLQLLEEHLRHCVADAAVKGPEAIDAKVQEATKAIERMLRT, encoded by the coding sequence ATGCCGACCACGGACGCCGACACCAACGGCAGCGCCGCAGCCGCCGCGGCCCCCCACCCCCCGAAGCCGGACGCCGACCCCCGAAGCGACGTTCAAACCGTGACCCATCACGCAGAGACTTCTCCGGCGGCCGGCGTGCACGGCTACGCACAGCAGAAGGACGCACACATCAAGCGACTGCGGCGGATCGAGGGCCAGATCCGTGGACTCCAGCGGATGCTCGAAGAAGATGTCTACTGCATCGACATACTCACCCAGGTCTCGGCGAGCACCAAGGGTCTTCAGTCCTTCGGCCTCCAGCTCCTGGAGGAGCATCTGCGGCACTGCGTCGCCGACGCGGCCGTCAAGGGCCCGGAGGCCATCGACGCCAAGGTCCAGGAGGCCACCAAGGCCATCGAGCGGATGCTGCGCACCTGA
- a CDS encoding DUF47 domain-containing protein: MRFRLTPRETSFYDMFAASADNIVTGSKLLMELLGADASARAEIAERMRAAEHAGDDATHAIFHQLNSSFITPFDREDIYNLASSLDDIMDFMEEAVDLVVLYKVEELPKGVDQQIEVLARAAELTAEAMPHLRTMTNLTEYWIEVNRLENQADQIHRKLLAHLFNGKYDAIEVLKLKQIVDILEEAADAFEHVANTVETIAVKES; the protein is encoded by the coding sequence GTGCGCTTTCGTCTGACCCCCAGGGAGACGAGCTTCTACGACATGTTCGCCGCCTCCGCGGACAACATCGTCACAGGCTCGAAGCTCCTGATGGAACTGCTCGGGGCGGACGCCTCCGCTCGGGCAGAGATCGCTGAGCGAATGCGGGCGGCGGAGCACGCGGGTGATGACGCGACCCACGCGATCTTCCACCAGCTGAACTCCTCCTTCATCACGCCGTTCGACCGCGAGGACATCTACAACCTCGCCTCGTCGCTCGACGACATCATGGACTTCATGGAAGAGGCGGTCGACCTGGTCGTCCTCTACAAGGTCGAGGAGCTGCCCAAGGGCGTCGACCAGCAGATCGAGGTACTGGCGCGGGCGGCCGAGCTGACCGCCGAGGCCATGCCGCATCTGCGGACGATGACCAACCTCACCGAGTACTGGATCGAGGTCAACCGCCTGGAGAACCAGGCCGACCAGATCCACCGCAAGCTGCTGGCGCACCTCTTCAACGGCAAGTACGACGCCATCGAGGTCCTCAAGCTCAAGCAGATCGTGGACATCCTGGAAGAGGCGGCGGACGCCTTCGAGCACGTCGCCAACACCGTCGAGACCATCGCGGTCAAGGAGTCCTGA